The nucleotide sequence TGTTTACAGCACATTGTGTAGAAAATTGAATCCTGAGTGCAGCTTCAGATTAGCCTCTGAGATGCTAAAAAAATGCTGGATTTAAGGTTTTGTTTTCCCATACAAATGAAAACTGATTAATTGTAAATGTTACATGCTGACAAGAGCAACAGAGTGACAATTTCAGTCTAAGTTAAGATTACACGTCTGTAACGAGGAGGGATGGAGCATGAACTTCTGTACTGAGAGTTTTAATAGCACAAATTCATTGCTTAAGCTGAACATCATCAACAGTTTTCTGCATAAAAGTCATTATTCACCAAGTGTCTCTTCATCCTCAACTCATGTGTGCTCACGTTTCTGGCAGCTTTCAAATATATAACACATTTGTATCGATACATAATCAATGTAATGAATTAATTTTCCCTGAGAGGGTTCTTCTAAAATTTGTAAAAGagtgttgtttaaaaaaaacaaaaggttccTCATACAAGACTGCAGTCTGAAAGACTGGATAATTTAAACCTGAGTGAAAATGTAATCTAACCAAGAGGCTAACCGTAATTGCACTAGATGTTGTCGCCTGTATTTTGTACATGACTGTTCTAAACCGTccaaatattttatatatttactgCCTTATTTATATCAATTTGCTTTTCACATTCTATGCAGCATTCAGAGTAAATACATGATTTGTTATCATCTTTGTACTTAATTTGTGTACTTTACATCACAGTGCCAATACAgtgaacaaataaatgaatttcATGGTTTCTTAAGTGTGGTCGATCACTTCCATTATGAAATTAAAGCTAACCATGGTGGGTTTGGAGCTCAAGCTGATGTCACGAGTCACGTCGAGAAGATTGCAAAGGCAAATTTACCTTTCCAGCTGATGTGATGGGTTCTTTTCAGAGTTAATTATTTACCAAGTTCATCAAACAAATCACAGTCCACTCATTTGTCACAGGACATCAAGTCATGCGCCTTTTCTTTACTTTGGGCTTCTGCTTTGCTTTTAGATCCTTGGTGGCATTATTATAGATCTTCTTGGTGTCACACTGCAGGTTGTGAGATCCTTTTTTGTGGCAGACGATGTGGACCAGCTTCAGGTTTTCCCTCGTGAACAGGAGTTGGTAGAAGTAGTTGAGGTTGATGTCAGTGCTCCTGTGATTTTGCAGAGCTTCCAGCAGAGCGGGAATAACTGTCCTCTTCTTTTCAATCCTGGAAACAAATTGAAGAATTGCATGAAAGGaggtaaagcaaaaaaaaaaaaaaaaaaaaactccaaaaaaTCTTGTAAATAAACTAAAGGTGGCGTGAACCTGTGGTCCAAATTCCAAGTGCTGAAGACAATCCTGCCCTCGCGGCTTCCATAGGGGTTGATAGAGTGAAGAGATTTGCACACTTTCTCATCAAATGATCCCTGAGGACGCAATTTAGAGGAAGAGGAACTTAGTCTGAAGCACATCTGgacttttaatatttttgagacattttaaatgtaatgacTGTTAAGCCTAGTTAAACACTACTTTTGATCATTTTTGCTCTGATGCTCACACCACAGTGCACTTTTGTCTCTGACTCTTCTGTTCACATACAACTAACCTCGGACGAGTCAGTTGGAGCAGATCCCAGCTACTCTGTACAGATTCAAGAGTCTTTCCCTCAGAGCTCAAAAGCCTGTGACAGTGTAAAACTCATGTTGCCCATTCAACTCTGTTAGACCTCTTAATACCTCACAGCTTGCATTCTTGTAGTACCTGGCAGGTGAACCATCCCTCCTGAGTACAAAGGCGATCTGGTTGCTTTTCAGTCCTGTCAAAGTAGCAGCCATTGTACTTGGCTGTTTTCAGCATTTCTGTGAGGCTCTGTGAGGTTTTCAAAAACTCTGCCCTCACTTTTGCTTTCTGTATGGATTTGGTGGCATCATCCAgctgacaaaaacaacaaaaaacacaactgttagaacagctgactgtggatTAATCCTGTAAAGACCTCAGGTGCAGAGTGTTACCTGACTCCCAAGTTTACCTCTTTCAAGTAGCCGCGTATCCTGCTTTCACAGTTGTACTTCATGTAGGCAGACTTTGTTTTAAATCGAGAATCAACAcctgaagagaaacacacataaCAAGATGCTCAACAGATTCATTTAGACTCACATCAAGAGAAACATCTGTGACAAAAGTTATATTTTCCAAATATAAGGGTGTTGAGTCTTCACAATGCTTTTATactggaaaaagacacaagagTGACTTAATCTATTCATGGTTTCCCAGTTCTCTAGTAACAGTAGCACATGTCTTatagtgctttttttaaagggaTTTCTTTACATTGACACAGTATTTGTAATACTGCCTGTGTACAGCACCATAAtggattttaaaatcaatcaaaatgtgattaaagtgcaaattttcagctttatttcaaggGGTTTGAGCAAAGTGTTGCATTAACTGTTTGGGAATTCAAGTCCTTTTTATACATAAGCCCCATTTTCACAGGctcaaaagtttgttttttatctatctatttatttattaattattataatttatattattattcacAGTACATGTGAAGAAGTAGCAAAGTCCAGCAGAGAGCAGTAGGGCGGGGCAGCCTCCACCCTTCATGACCCGCTTAGGTCAAGGCTCAGCAAGACTGTTAAATCccttaaattaaagctgaaagtcggCACTccaatcacatcttgattgtttgctttaaaatccactgtggtggaaCACAGAGACAAATTCACGAAACACTGTCACTGTCAAAATTCCTACAGGCCTAACTGTACTTCTTTGAGCCTCGTGCAGACAGGCTGGGAGTTTGACCTCAAAAGAAGCCACGACAGGAAAAGTCACAGGAACTCTAAAACAAAACCAGGAGCGCTTCTCCAAGAGGATGAAGGCTGCTACCTTGGAACCAGccttcatcctcctctctgctctccagCTCCGACCTATCCTCCAGGTTCTGTAGCAGGTCTGTCAGGATTTTACGCCTCTTTGAAGATTTCTCATCAGAGAGGAGCCCCTTCGCTGCTTCAATGAGGCTGTCGGCATGCCGGTCTGTGTCGAGTAGCTGACTGATGTCGCACACAACTAAAAATCAGATGCATAAAGATTAGGCAACATCACAATCATCCAGCAGTTTAGCTGACTGGGAGAATAAAACCACAAGTTTACAGTTGAAACACTTGTCTGGTGTTGATCCTCCTACCTCCACTCCACGTCTGCCCTTTAGATAGAAGAACCAATTCGGTGTTATCCGCCAAAGTTGGGAAGAATTCC is from Oreochromis niloticus isolate F11D_XX linkage group LG20, O_niloticus_UMD_NMBU, whole genome shotgun sequence and encodes:
- the dffb gene encoding DNA fragmentation factor subunit beta — its product is MFGKIKPVKVRSCSENRKYGIAAKDVKELLKKACNLLQVPLSGARVCLYEDGTIVTEEFFPTLADNTELVLLSKGQTWSGVVCDISQLLDTDRHADSLIEAAKGLLSDEKSSKRRKILTDLLQNLEDRSELESREEDEGWFQGVDSRFKTKSAYMKYNCESRIRGYLKELDDATKSIQKAKVRAEFLKTSQSLTEMLKTAKYNGCYFDRTEKQPDRLCTQEGWFTCQGSFDEKVCKSLHSINPYGSREGRIVFSTWNLDHRIEKKRTVIPALLEALQNHRSTDINLNYFYQLLFTRENLKLVHIVCHKKGSHNLQCDTKKIYNNATKDLKAKQKPKVKKRRMT